A single genomic interval of Camelina sativa cultivar DH55 chromosome 11, Cs, whole genome shotgun sequence harbors:
- the LOC104726889 gene encoding uncharacterized protein LOC104726889 isoform X3, translated as MHGWLCDVVERKNHRLRLMFRAPSRLISSLDASSSLSLSSSSTSFSKDGRRISVGDCALFKPPQDCPPFIGLIRLVIPEKEEEGKFKLRVNWLYRPAELKLGKGILLEAQPNEIFYSFHEDEIPAASLLHPCKVTFLPRGVGLPSRISSFVCWRVYDVMNDCIWWLTDQNYIDERQQEVDKLLCKTRSEVHTTLQGGRSPRMNSPTTTQVKAGSDGMQNNNSFSSQGKGRKRERPDQGSESVKRERPSRVDDSGSGFLRTESSLKSEIAKITEKGGLVDSEGVESLVQLMLPERNEKKIDLVGRSILASVVAATDKFDCLSRFVQLRGLPVFDEWLQEIHKGKIGDASSPKDNDRSVDDFLLILLRALDKLPVNLNALQTCNIGKSVNHLRSHKNSEIGKKARSLVDTWKKRVEAEMDAKSGSNQGASWPGRPRHSEASHGGRHSGVSADATKTSSSHLHPSKSVSVKIPSENSMKSATTSPSSTRSAPSPGTGVAVVNDGQQRNTGLSRSFSSQRTAPEKTCEVPMAEGCSNKLIVKLPKRGRSPAQSVSGGSFEDPAVGNSRAPSPVPSEKYDQFDRNMKEMNDTYRANFSPDTNTESSQNNDLKNLSTVSDEIAGSPSVNAGDEHGKAVNDSGKVAGTAKPTSPTLGDDAKTGKRHCGSHSSMNALIESCVRDSETNAFMAGADDVGMNLLATVATDEMSKSPVASPSVSRVSDSKMNDSSIAENHTPRITNSLDGLPREQAEPFAKNPMIDNEQHVSSSGPSGEQFAALENVNDSKPGDLDENSDSEIEELQRLVDQCLESNENSDDVVAPSALPTTAVGENMSDDSDSGVVSNLKTDFTSETERVADTTKRTGNSIVSECKAIGGSQNAYSLAAEQPHTNVVSDSRTEEKPKVILSSELSYKMGEGVSDISEVVKDMGTANVDRKVSDNDCGVVDDQKADITSVANRISDTAEMVETSESAECKAVDLCPKVDSLAVATTPSDVLGENKKEQKPQVVLSSDIPVSSGFSRGMAAYVDRLVTEKINEMGVNHINQSDIKKNNRVTARLDSSETNSEVEHVVASQKSIEVDKRCSAALDQQVVSPKIAEDSRRPNGSRMSGADGDEAEECTSVATDVPSVSARSEMEVRVEFDLNEGFDWDDTRNGNINSFSGSVSMTPVPLQPSRLPASITVAAAAKGAFVPRDDLLRNKATVGWRGSAATSAFRPAEPRKVQEVVPLGLNNVSSTDASTTAGKQTKMFLDFDLNVPDERVLEDLASQRSTNPTNSSGGLDLDLNKLDDPTDMNNYTISSDRQVDSSFKQANLSSGGRRDFDLNDGPAVDELNVESSIAFSQQSRSGLTSQPMISGIRMHSDNMAAGFSSWFPAANNYSAMGIPQVLPERGDQPYPVITSNGPQRMVGPTSGVSSFTPEMFRGPVLLSSPAVSFPPTAFQYPGFPFGTSFPLASANFSGASTPYMDSSSSGRLCFPPVNSQILGPGVAIPSNYPRPYVVNLPNGSSNGGVSDNNSAQWFRSGLDLNSGPGGHETDGRDEATLVQRQLPLKDDQARMYQMSGGSLKRKETDGGWDGYKQSSWQ; from the exons ATGCATGGGTGGCTTTGTGATGTTGTTGAGAGGAAGAATCATCGTCTTCGGCTTATGTTTAGAGCTCCTTCCCGTTTAATTTCGAGCCTCGAcgcttcttcgtctctctctctttcttcttcctctacttcCTTCTCTAAG GACGGACGGAGAATTAGTGTTGGTGACTGTGCACTCTTTAAACCACCACAGGATTGCCCACCTTTCATTGGTTTGATTCGTTTGGTTATTcctgagaaagaagaagaaggcaagtTTAAGCTGCGTGTGAATTGGCTTTATAGACCCGCTGAATTGAAGCTTGGCAAAGGCATCCTTTTGGAGGCTCAGCCTAACGAAATCTTTTATTCCTTTCACGAGGATGAGATACCGGCTGCTTCCTTACTCCATCCTTGTAAAGTTACCTTTCTTCCTAGAGGCGTTGGATTGCCATCTCGAATCTCTTCCTTTGTGTGTTGGCGAGTTTATGATGTTATGAACGATTGCATTTGGTGGCTCACTGATCAAAACTATATAGAT GAACGGCAACAAGAAGTAGATAAGTTATTGTGTAAGACTCGTTCCGAGGTGCATACCACACTACAGGGTGGTCGTTCTCCTAGGATGAATAGTCCGACAACAACGCAAGTGAAAGCTGGTTCTGATGGCATGCAGAACAATAACTCTTTTTCTTCGCAAGGTAAGGGAAGGAAGAGAGAGCGTCCTGATCAGGGCTCCGAGTCTGTGAAAAGGGAACGTCCCAGTCGGGTTGATGATAGTGGTTCTGGTTTCTTGAGAACAGAAAGCAGTTTGAAATCTGAAATTGCTAAAATTACGGAAAAAGGTGGGCTAGTGGACTCTGAAGGGGTTGAGAGTTTGGTGCAGCTCATGCTGCCTGAGAGgaatgagaagaagatagatttgGTTGGCCGATCAATTCTTGCAAGCGTTGTAGCGGCAACAGACAAGTTTGATTGCCTCAGTCGTTTTGTCCAGCTGAGGGGATTGCCTGTTTTTGATGAGTGGCTACAGGAAATTCATAAAGGGAAAATTGGGGATGCGAGCAGTCCCAAAGACAATGATAGATCAGTGGACGATTTTCTCTTGATCTTACTTCGTGCTCTTGATAAGCTACCTGTGAATCTCAATGCTCTCCAGACTTGTAACATTGGAAAGTCGGTTAATCATTTGCGGTCACATAAGAATTCAGAAATTGGGAAAAAGGCAAGGAGCTTGGTTGATACATGGAAGAAACGTGTTGAGGCAGAAATGGATGCAAAGTCTGGATCCAATCAGGGTGCATCTTGGCCTGGAAGACCTCGTCATTCTGAAGCCTCTCATGGAGGTAGACATTCAGGTGTATCCGCTGATGCAACCAAGACTTCATCATCACATCTTCATCCGTCTAAGTCTGTGTCCGTCAAAATACCGTCAGAGAACAGCATGAAGTCTGCAACTACATCTCCAAGTTCTACTAGATCAGCCCCATCACCTGGAACAGGTGTAGCTGTTGTTAATGACGGGCAGCAAAGAAATACTGGGCTGAGCAGGAGTTTCTCATCACAAAGAACTGCACCTGAAAAAACTTGTGAAGTACCGATGGCCGAAGGTTGCAGTAACAAGTTGATCGTGAAGCTGCCTAAACGTGGCCGTAGTCCAGCACAGAGTGTTAGTGGAGGTTCCTTTGAGGATCCTGCAGTGGGTAATAGCAGAGCTCCGTCACCTGTTCCTTCAGAGAAGTATGATCAGTTTGACCGAAACATGAAAGAAATGAATGATACATATCGAGCTAATTTTAGCCCTGATACTAATACCGAGTCTTCGCAGAACAATGATCTTAAAAATCTATCAACAGTTTCAGATGAGATTGCTGGTTCCCCTTCTGTTAATGCTGGTGATGAGCATGGAAAGGCTGTTAATGATTCTGGTAAAGTAGCAGGAACTGCCAAACCCACTTCTCCCACGTTGGGAGATGACGCTAAAACTGGGAAAAGGCATTGTGGATCACATAGCTCAATGAATGCGTTGATTGAAAGTTGTGTCAGGGACTCTGAGACAAATGCATTTATGGCTGGTGCGGATGATGTTGGAATGAATCTTCTAGCTACTGTAGCTACTGATGAAATGTCCAAATCCCCTGTCGCATCACCCTCGGTATCCAGGGTTTCAGATTCCAAGATGAATGATAGCTCCATTGCAGAGAACCATACACCACGAATCACAAATTCTTTGGATGGCTTACCTCGCGAACAAGCTGAACCGTTTGCCAAGAATCCCATGATTGATAATGAGCAACATGTCAGTAGTAGTGGACCTAGTGGTGAGCAGTTTGCGGCTTTAGAGAATGTGAATGATTCTAAGCCTGGAGATCTTGATGAGAACTCCGACTCAGAAATCGAAGAATTGCAAAGGTTGGTGGATCAGTGCCTAGAGAGCAATGAAAATTCAGATGATGTTGTTGCTCCAAGTGCTTTGCCCACAACAGCCGTTGGAGAAAACATGTCTGATGATAGTGATAGTGGTGTAGTTAGTAACCTAAAGACTGATTTTACATCAGAGACAGAAAGAGTGGCAGATACAACGAAGAGGACAGGAAACTCTATTGTAAGTGAATGTAAAGCCATTGGCGGAAGTCAAAATGCATATTCTTTGGCTGCTGAGCAACCACACACGAACGTTGTTAGTGATAGTAGGACAGAAGAGAAACCAAAGGTGATATTGAGTTCTGAGCTATCTTACAAAATGGGAGAAGGTGTATCAGATATTTCAGAGGTTGTCAAGGATATGGGTACTGCAAATGTTGATAGAAAAGTGTCTGATAATGATTGTGGGGTTGTTGACGACCAAAAGGCTGATATTACATCAGTGGCAAATCGCATTTCAGATACAGCTGAAATGGTGGAAACCTCTGAGTCAGCTGAATGTAAAGCTGTCGACTTATGTCCTAAAGTAGATTCTCTGGCTGTTGCCACTACTCCTTCGGATGTCTTAGGTGAGAACAAGAAAGAACAGAAACCCCAGGTAGTGTTGAGTTCTGATATACCAGTCTCTTCTGGGTTCTCCAGGGGGATGGCTGCATACGTTGATAGATTGGTAACTGAAAAGATCAATGAGATGGGGGTTAATCATATTAACCAATCAGATATAAAGAAGAACAATCGTGTGACAGCTCGTCTGGACTCATCTGAAACTAACAGTGAAGTTGAGCATGTAGTGGCGTCTCAAAAGAGTATTGAAGTAGATAAACGGTGCAGTGCGGCGTTGGATCAGCAAGTAGTCTCACCTAAAATTGCAGAAGATAGTCGGAGACCAAATGGGTCTAGAATGAGTGGAGCTGACGGAGATGAAGCGGAGGAATGTACATCTGTTGCCACAGATGTTCCTTCAGTTTCAGCAAGGTCAGAGATGGAAGTCAGAGTTGAATTTGACCTAAATGAAGGTTTCGATTGGGATGATACACGAAATGGGAATATAAATAGTTTCTCTGGATCTGTGTCTATGACGCCTGTTCCTTTACAACCCAGTCGACTTCCTGCGTCCATtactgttgctgctgctgcaaaGGGTGCGTTTGTTCCTCGTGACGATTTATTGAGAAACAAAGCAACTGTTGGCTGGAGAGGATCTGCTGCCACTAGTGCCTTCAGGCCAGCGGAGCCAAGAAAAGTGCAGGAGGTGGTGCCATTAGGCTTGAATAATGTGTCTTCGACTGATGCCTCTACAACTGCTGGCAAGCAAACGAAGATGTTCTTAGACTTTGACCTAAATGTACCTGATGAGAGAGTTCTTGAAGATCTGGCTTCCCAAAGATCTACCAACCCCACAAATTCCTCTGGTGGGCTGGATCTTGATCTAAATAAACTTGATGATCCAACTGATATGAATAATTACACAATAAGCAGTGATCGTCAG GTAGACTCATCTTTTAAGCAGGCAAACTTATCTTCTGGTGGTCGtagagattttgatttaaaCGATGGACCCGCTGTTGATGAGTTGAACGTGGAGTCATCTATTGCTTTTTCTCAACAGTCCCGAAGTGGCTTGACATCACAGCCAATGATCTCTGGAATAAGAATGCATAGTGATAACATGGCAGCTGGCTTCTCCTCTTGGTTTCCTGCTGCTAACAATTATTCAGCAATGGGCATTCCTCAAGTCTTGCCTGAACGAGGTGATCAGCCTTATCCAGTTATTACCAGCAATGGACCGCAGAGGATGGTGGGTCCAACATCCGGAGTTTCCTCATTTACACCTGAAATGTTTAGAGGCCCAGTTTTGCTATCTTCTCCGGCAGTTTCATTTCCGCCCACAGCGTTTCAGTATCCCGGGTTTCCTTTTGGAACTAGTTTTCCTCTAGCCTCAGCAAATTTTTCAGGTGCTTCAACACCATACATGGACTCTTCATCAAGTGGCAGGCTTTGTTTCCCTCCTGTCAACTCTCAAATATTGGGTCCAGGAGTTGCCATCCCGTCTAATTATCCAAGGCCTTATGTCGTAAACCTCCCAAATGGTAGTAGCAATGGTGGAGTGTCAGATAACAACAGTGCCCAGTGGTTTAGATCAGGTCTTGACTTAAATTCCGGGCCAGGAGGGCATGAAACTGATGGGAGAGATGAAGCAACACTAGTGCAAAGGCAATTACCTTTGAAAGATGATCAAGCAAGAATGTATCAAATGTCAGGTGGTTCTCTCAAGAGGAAGGAA ACAGACGGTGGATGGGATGGATATAAGCAATCCTCATGGCAATAA